The Mya arenaria isolate MELC-2E11 chromosome 16, ASM2691426v1 genome includes a window with the following:
- the LOC128222009 gene encoding RB1-inducible coiled-coil protein 1-like isoform X1 gives MRSVQLILTLCLTVVRPIEGSRLGRLEDDVKSLKSFLYRELSSIRDEVKEISIRVDILENTTVTHDPSSPYEDVDITSYNLGDKTGESGRQLIRDGNNEASHAVKAEIQNMRKAYANDKKDVHQLKQDVKKQLRELEQKITSHMDNLTTDVKHNIEYIHENISLANVTLSEFINESISNFSMFSDTIEKEIKQLIENTSQQLTLQFNKTESKIKQNIVSTYRQNEDNLERFMTLADRNVSQMRLKADNIFNLIRSNFSEMPIQITNLSLELQTTKNEIKGVEERFWDKIKSTSSKLQKDIDLLLPCIHKEITQAGYYYPCAKDIRLANASSYGSTGVQGRLEVHHDKKWGTVCDDSFEHYVGEPYITNNVKVVCRMFGFRECDYVCCAGHGQGSGDILMDNAKCGERDSDFLECRRRGWRNYACSHGEDVGFHMWN, from the exons ATGCGGTCCGTCCAGCTTATTCTGACGTTGTGCTTGACAGTCGTAAGGCCCATCGAGGGATCACGGCTGGGAAGACTTGAAGATGATGTTAAAAGTCTCAAAAGCTTCCTATACAGG GAGTTATCATCCATTCGAGATGAGGTCAAAGAAATCTCCATCAGAGTCGACATTTTAGAAAACACCACGGTTACGCATGACCCGAGCAGTCCTTACGAAGATGTGGACATTACTTCTTACAACCTTGGTGATAAAACTGGAGAAAGTGGCAGGCAACTCATACGTGATGGAAATAACGAAGCAAGTCATGCTGTAAAAGCAGAGATTCAAAATATGCGCAAGGCTTACGCAAATGACAAGAAGGACGTACATCAACTTAAGCAAGATGTTAAGAAACAACTGAGGGAGCTTGAACAAAAGATAACTAGCCATATGGATAACCTGACTACAGACGTGAAACACAATATCGAGTACATACATGAAAATATATCGCTGGCAAATGTTACTTTGTCAGAGTTCATCAATGAGTCTATTTCAAACTTTAGCATGTTTTCGGACACTAtcgaaaaagaaataaaacagttaattgaaAACACCAGTCAACAGCTTactttacaatttaataaaacggaatcaaaaataaaacaaaacattgtttcCACATACCGCCAGAATGAAGACAACCTTGAACGTTTTATGACACTTGCTGATCGTAATGTTAGTCAAATGAGGCTTAAAGCagataatattttcaatttaatacgTTCTAACTTTTCGGAAATGCCAATTCAAATCACTAATTTATCTTTAGAACTACAAACaactaaaaatgaaataaaaggtgTAGAGGAAAGGTTTTGGGATAAAATTAAGTCCACTTCAAGCAAATTGCAGAAagatattgatttattattaccATGTATACACAAGGAAATTACACAAGCTGGTTATTATTATCCATGCGCAAAAGATATTCGTCTGGCTAATGCGTCTTCATATGGCTCCACCGGTGTCCAGGGGCGGCTAGAGGTCCATCATGATAAAAAGTGGGGAACAGTTTGTGATGACAGCTTTGAGCATTATGTAGGCGAACCTTACATCACAAACAACGTTAAGGTGGTGTGTAGGATGTTCGGGTTCCGGGAATGTGACTATGTGTGTTGTGCGGGGCACGGTCAGGGCAGTGGGGACATCTTGATGGACAATGCGAAATGTGGAGAAAGAGATAGTGACTTTCTAGAATGCCGTCGCCGTGGTTGGAGGAACTATGCCTGTAGTCATGGTGAAGACGTAGGGTTCCATATGTGgaattaa